The Budorcas taxicolor isolate Tak-1 chromosome 2, Takin1.1, whole genome shotgun sequence nucleotide sequence tatgtaaactCCCAGTAATGTTATAAAATGAATGATGTAAtaagtacatttttttcctttcctaaagCAAAGTGAGGAACTGCTTTTCCTAaagcagttcagtcgctcagtcgtgtctgactctgcaactccatgaactgcagcatgccacacctccctgtccattaccaactcccagagtttattcaaaactcatgtccattgagtcagtgataccatccatctATCTCATtgactgtcatccccttctcctcccaccttcaatctttcccagcatcagggtcttttccagtgagtcagtgaggAGTAGAAGTTACTTTTTAAGTGTAATGCTTTAAGAAGTATATTAGAAGGCTTTGGTGAAATGTGGTCGTTAGAAATGTATAGATAAGAGGTTTAATGATGACTAAATGACAGTAGGATATTTTCTTCATTAATGTATTCATCCTTAGGTACTGAGTGTATATTTATTCTAAGTGCAtggaagtatattttaaaaaatgtttcttttgtaaaattttgGATTATTGCCTAAGCTTTTACTTTGCTTAAGGAATTCTTCATATATTCAGAATACTAatttttgctttagttttatGTGTTGCGAAACTTTTATTGCAGAGGTTCACAAACTTTCTTAGTGCCTTCAGTGTCTCAGTAAAAGTTTTGACAGTTTTTTGTCACTTAGAAAGAAATTTCTAACAGTATGTTTGTTAAGTAGGAACATAGCTACTTGAAAAAAATGACActtctttgaaaggaaaatatttttgttaaattgtTAATTAGTTACTATTAGAATGCATGTGCCTGTCAGGTAGGTCACAGTTTCTCACACCTTGAATTAGATTTTGTATCACCATCCTCattcttaatttactttttacatttcttattttatggaTTTTTGGAGGGAGggatttaatttttatcataGCAACTGCTGGTAATCCAGTTTTTCAAAGAAGTAATGTTActgactgatgttgaaactgtaCTGTTTTATTAAACTAGTAGATATGTAGTGTCAAACTGATTCTGAGTATCACCAAATTTCCctggaaaatgtaaaatatttgcaATGTATTTTTGAATTTGCTGTAGTTCTGCCAGGTTCAGTTTTGAAACTGAGTCTATATAGATATGTATGACTTGTCCTACAAAATTTTGCTTGCTTGATTTACGACTCTTCTTGCTATTTACTTACTGTTTTTTATATATTAGAtatgcaacaaatatttgtgaGAGCTAATAAATTAAAGATTAAGCAAATTGTCATAACCAGTAATTTTCACAAGCTGAATTTTAATGAGGTATGTTTctattataaaattttcaaaaatccaGAAAGACTGGTGCAATCTTTCATCTAGATTGAATAGTTTTTAACATTTTGacatatttgcattattttttttaatagaaacatCTGAAAATATGTAGAAATCATTTCCTTTATCTCTAGTTAAGTATGCATTGTCATTACACCTAAGAAATCCTTCCCTCATCTACTATTTACTAatgatctcttttattttttatattaatgaagatttgattcctgtgttatttttttaatagtggcCAATCCGCCATGGTATAGTTGAAGATTGGGACTTGATGGAAAGGTTTATGGAGCAAgtgatctttaaatatttaagggCAGAACCTGAagatcattattttcttttggtaAGCACAACTTATAATTTCAGTGAGGAAATTTTTGAAGAAGCTTAATGAGAATGTTTTCATTATATCTGTACTCAATAGGCTATAATTTATTTGTCATGTATCTAAAAACATTGTGATAAATCTGGATCATATTTAGTATCTTTAACTGTAAATTTGAGGGGAAAAAGTTGGAAacatgacacttttttttttaattaaaaaaatagcgggtgtgatttttatttcatttgtgatTCTTgctaataaaatatgtaatttagtttttaaacttttttttaatcaaagcaaTGCatgtttataactttaaaaatttaatcattaTAGATTTAACTTTAAGAAACAGCACTTTCCTTCCTAACCTCTCCCTACTCTTAAGCACTTGATTCCCCAGAGGCacacactttaaaattttaaagagttttcCCTGATAGTTTTCTCATgtatttcatttgttattttaaatattagataCTGTAACTTCCTACTAGGAAAGAtgagtattttgttcttttccttttgtcccCCCTCCTTAACACAATATCCttatcttcttcctctttctgtgaTATAGTTATATCATAATTTTgggtaaaattaatattttatattttattatggtgattgtgaatatatatatatgtacatatttgaatatacatatacataaatacaaagTTTAAAGAACATTGCAGTGAGCACCTACAATCTAGACTCAGCATTCAATTTTGCTGTAATTGTCTTAGAACATCTGTTTATTTGGTTATCTTTCTATTACTGCATCTTACTTTTTAAATCACTGCAAAGAGTTGCAGATTGAGTCAGTTCACCCCTAACTACTTTAGCATACATTATCATCAACTAGAGTTTattattgtttacatttttttcttttctataaaacttACTTTCTGTAAAATCACACATCTTAGCCCTACCATTTTATTGGTTTGACCAGGCATTGGCAAACTTTGTCTAAAGGTAGGTAGGAAAGATTTTTGGCTTTGTGAACCATGTGGTCTCTGTTGCAGCTGCTTAGCTCTGCTGTTGTAGTAGGAAAGCAACCACATGCAGTACTTAAATGAGTGgctgtggctgtgttccagtcaacttttatttacaaaaagaagTGGTAGACTAGATTTGGCCTGCAGGATGCATGATGTATTAATCTTTGCCTTTTTCTAGTTTTGACAGATGCATATGTCTGTGTAACCCAAACCcttatcaagatacagaacattacTATTAAGCTGCAAAGTTATCTCTTGCCCTTTTCCAGTTAATCCCTACCCCCATCTCTTGGAGGCAAACCTTGTTCCAATTTTTTTCCCACACATatacattttccttatttttgagtTTCATATAAGTAGAATTGTATAAAATGTGCTCTTTGGTAAGATTTCATTCACCATAATCTTGATATTCATACATGTTGTTGcatttgctgctttttttttgcTGGGTCATACTCTATTGTATAAATATGCCTCACTGCCCATTTCCCTGTTGAAAATCACCTGGGCTGTTCCAAGTTTTTGatagttattaatattttgggtATTGTGAATGTTCTTATACAAGTCTTTTgtgaacatgtttttatttctcttatgtaAACGCCTAGATAAGGAATTGTTGTGCCATAGGGTAGCTGTATGATTGATTTTAAGTTTCAGAACTTTTCCCAAAGGATTGTACCTTTTTTCACACCCACCAACAATGTGTTATTGATCCGGTTACTCTGCATTCTGTCTAACATTTGATAATGTGTTAGTCTTAGCCATTCTGGTGGGTGTGAGctttctcattttggttttaatttgcatttttctgatgactGATGACATTGAgtactttttcatgtgcttattagctatttgtatattttccttGTGAGATCTTctggttaaattttattttgtatagaaTTCTGTTTTTCTTGGAGTTTATAGTTTAACTGCCTTGGTTTTTTTAGTTTGCTTAATTTTACACATAACTATTACTAAATTATCTCCAAATTCTTGAACATAGTCCAAAGCCTTCCTAAATAAGTTTAAATACATCAAGTAGTTTAGAAGTTAAAAGATCTGATCCcagttaattgaaaaaaaatttttatggtgTCTTTTAAAATCTAGAACATGATTTTATTTGCAGTGAATTGCAAGTTGTGCTCATTAAATTTAAGGACTTTTTCCTTAACCCCAGGTCAAAAAGATAATTCtgtatttcttaaatttaaagtTTTACATTTCAAGTTTAAGTATTTGAGATAACAAAAAGAATTTAATAGTCAGATCAGACTCATGAGAATAAAGTCTTATGTGGTTTCAAGCTTGGTGATATAAAATGATTTAGGTATTCCTGAGGCAAAAGTGAACCATGAAGTTCAGGATTTTGGGTGCTGTTCCTTAGGTCCTTTCTTACCTCACTGGGATATGTTCTGACCCAGACTTACCCCATAGGTTTCTAAGGGATGTGGTGTATTCAGTCACATAATTTAAACTGAAGAGAACTTGTGTAAACATCTCCATTTTACACTCttgttatatgtatgtatagatctatttgaattttctacagtttttcgTTAGCCTGTGTGTCTTTGTACCTCTGAGTTTAAtgatttttatgtaaatatagtgtttgaaatatattatttctcaCTTACAAATTGTCTGTAAAGTTACCACAGTAATCTGATATTGCCTATTTAAATGTTATTCAATTTCATAGACTGAACCTCCACTGAATACTCCAGAAAACAGGGAATATACTGCTGAAATAATGTTTGAGTCCTTCAATGTTCCTGGCTTGTACATTGCTGTACAGGTAAGCAAGTTTAGATGTCAAAATAAACATGGCTCTTAAATTTTAACCTGGTTTAATTTAAccttaaaatatttgtgtatttttcttaatttcaaaacaTATCATAGTTTTCTATTGAATTGATAATTTATTTCATTAGAACAGTGAAACTAGTGAGTAAAAGAGAAGTGTTAAAAGGAAGTAAGTTGTTGGGTTTTGGATAAATTAATAAGGCcttttggaaaacagaaataagGGAACTAATATTTATTCAGAGTTCATGTAAAAACTttgtatacacatttatttacCCTTATAACATTCATTGTGTCCTTTTTTGTAGTCTGTTTTGAATTAGTTACCACTACGTATGTTTGACCATTGTCGCCATTGTGCTCCTCTGTATACTGTATATCACAAATCCCTATAATGTTTTGTCGaatttaatttgtatggaaataaatcTGTATGGAAAGTGGAATAGTTTCTCTCCCCTCTTAGGAACAGAGGTTACTTCTTACTTGTTTCTTAACCCTGTAGCAAATGTGATCCCTGGCATATCATAAATGCTTAATAGGTATATAAATTATTGTGTATTTCTGTTAGCCCATAATGACTATGGTGTGATCCAGTGTTAAAAGTAAGAGGATGGTCTAGTTACCTTTCTAGATTCTTTTCAGCTATTATATTGCAAGTAGATAAAATAAAGCCAGCTTAGTACTGTTTTTAGTTAATTATCTTGTTTGAGACTTGGATTTATATgaaatttagtatttttaattgaactaGTTACATTAATTTCTTTGTAAATGGAAAACCATACTTTATTGCTTATGCCAAGATTTTTTATAGAAAAACATTTCATCAACTTTGTTTTCCTAATTAAATCACAGTATTTGGAAATGTTCAGTGGTCTGTTCTCTGGTTATATTGCTTGTTACATATTCCTGAATGCATGTTGCATTTAGAAAATTTGGAGCTAATAATATAAGAGTGATACTTGTGTATAGCCATGTATGTATTGAATAACTAATGATTGGTGGTTGTGTGCTTCTCtaccttatttttacttttgtgtttGTTATAGGCTAGGCCATATACATAGAGTTTAAGTCCTATACTGTATTATCTCATGTTAGTCTCCTAAATGTTAGTACTGTAGTATCTCATGTTAGTCTTCCACTTTTTTTTGGCTATAGGAGGAAAATGGCCCtcattaaaatatggaaaatttataaatatgCCCCTAAAAACTAATTTAAGGCTTTAAGTTGTCTTAATAATATATAGGATATAAACAATTTTACTGTATAATGTaagttatttctgtgtatttcctTTCCAAAGATATTACGTTTACAATTGAATGAAGTtctacaataaaaaaatttttttttctattaactcTTTATTTTCTTGCCTGCCATATTTCTTTTTGTTCAAGGCCGTTCTTGCCTTAGCTGCATCTTGGACCTCCAGACAAGTAGGAGAACGGACGTTGACCGGTACGGTAATAGACAGTGGAGACGGTGTCACTCATGTCATTCCTGTGgtaaggatattttaaaattactgaataaGATAGCAGTTAACATCCAGCAAAGTTTAATTATATGGATTAATGCcgccttttaaaaaaaacttgaaatattatgtttatttacTATAATTTGGTCACTGCTCAGCTATAGTTGTGTTTTGCTCACATTATTagaattttataaacaaattccttttttttttcttttttgctataggTTTGTACTGtagttaaaaataattagaaaattattagaaGTTTCCAATTTGTAGTTAGGAAATGATGAATTACAGTGTCTGGAATGGAAATGTGCTTTTCTTGTCTTAAACATGGAATTcagttttccagtttggatttaTGTTAGCCAGtgaatgtgctaagtcactcagtcatattcgactctttgcaaccccacggactatagcctgccagactcctctgtccgtgggattctccaggcaagaatactggagtgggttgccatttcctagtccacagccaatgaatagtttttcttattcttcttaATTAACAGATTTCATACTTGTGTTAGCTTTCTACTAAAATGGCAGTTAGTTGAAAGCACATGACCATCAGTGACTTTTGGGGAATTacattttttgaattaaaaagcTCAAGTTATGTTTGTGCTTTGCATGGATTTAAtcaagcacattaaaaaaaaaattcatcagaTTGGATTATTTGTGAGAGAAAGCATTTTTCTGCCAAAGCCTTTCTACTTCTAATTTTTATTGACAAATTTTTTCATTGTGCCCAATAGATTCAGAATTATTACTTGAATTCATACTGATTGGGTTGGTATATATAGAAATGTTTctcttttagaaattttttatGTTATATTGAATATCatgtaaagaatgaaattgttttgaacttttatttcttcattattcTTATTCCTTATTTTAATGCAATGGGCAACCTCTGTTGACAATTACATCCTCAGAGTGAttattaggttcagttcagttcagtcctcagtcgtgtcctactctttgcgaccccatgaaccgcaggcacgccaggcctccctgtccatcaccaactcctggagttcactcaaactcatgtccatcgattcggtgatgctgtccagccatctcatcctctgtcttagGTTAGATGTCATAATTCACCCTCCTGATATCATAATAGTTTTAGTAGTACttgccctttttttaaaaaagaaagaaacttttttgagatgtaattcacacgCCACACAGTTCATTCATTTATAGAGTACCATGCAGTGTTTTTTGTATATTCATAAACTGCATCATTACCAGagtcaattttaaaacatttttatcactctAAAAATAAACCTTATATCTTTTAGCATTCACTCTCCCCCCTTACCTTTAGCCCAGTCTACCTTTTCTGATTCTATAGTTTTGcttgttctggatatttcatataaacggAGTCCTGCATTCTTGTGATTGTCCTCTCACATAGTCCAGTGTTTGTAGCATGTCTAGTACTTCACTTATtattattgccaaataatatctTTTTATATGGCTATTCTACATTTTATTGTATTGCAATGGGGGATATTTTAATATCTTGGATATTAGGGTGTGTCTATTTTGATAGCTTTTTATAATTTAGTTGGCATATTTTTCTTGTTGctacatattcttttccttttttttttccagaatgagAACAATAATAGCAATCTGTTTAATAGAactgttctgaggattaaataatggatacatgtatgctGCTTAGAGATACATAAAGATTCTTaaattgttcatttaaaattctcattttaacCTCAAGATCTACATTGTAGGTTATATTATCCTTTAAGGACCTCAGTTTACTTACTTATAAAATGCAAATGAGTTCCTTAACATCACCAAGTAGGTCATGGTGCTAGGATTTGAACTTGTTCTTCCTGACTGCAGCCTTTTCTTAATGTCTACAGAGTTAAGCAATAATGTCTTTATCCTTATAATTAATATTGGAGTAGGTAATTTGCAAAAAGAAGCTACCAACTTGGAACAGTTTTATGAAGCATATTAAGAATTGGGTATTCCTATTATTTTTCCTGCATTCTTTTGAATTAATGGAGtgtttttttataatttcattttatcttttttactgACTTGGCTATGCTGTGTATTTCTTTGTTACTGTCATTTGATTTTGGTGAGTTTTGCTGTATGGTTTATAGTAAACATCTCTAACTTACCATAATCTATTAATAATATTCTGCCTTTTCATAAATAACAATgttaatgaaatttaattttgttacATTATTTTTGTACTTGTGAGTTATAGTAGTAAATTTATGAATTCATTCTGTAAAATCAAATTATTTGGAAGTATAATGGTGCATGGACTATGTCAGACTTAAGTTGGTACCTACTTCATTATAAATGATAGAAAATGTGTGTTAATGATTAAATTTCCTacaatgcaatttaaaattttttctgaaattatagtaaatttaaaatgatatccTATTTGAAGTCTGTTATATAAAACCTTTAATACTTCTAAAATTCACTATTTCTTTGTTGTTGAGTCATTTCAGTCTTTGTTATAAACTCTTAGCAGTGGGATAATAAATCTAACTTGCCATTCTTATTCATGGTGTctgtacagtattgtaaattctGTGGTAAGTTAGCTGTAAAGAATACAGTTGAGGAATAAAGACTAGAAGAATTTTCCTGGAATGAATCAATACTTAAGGATACAAGTGTAGTAATCTAAGAAATTGGTCTTTAATGATTAGTTTAGGTGATTCTTGAAAACATTGAAAGTAAATTTGACACTTTTTCCCCATCCAGGCTGAAGGGTATGTGATTGGCAGCTGTATTAAGCACATTCCAATCGCAGGACGAGATATAACATATTTTATTCAGCAATTGTTGAGAGACCGAGAAGTAGGAATTCCTCCAGAGCAATCCTTGGAAACTGCTAAGGCAGTGAAGGtaaaaaataatgctgtgaaTATAATTCAGTTAGAAATTAAAGTCATGTTTATAATATTAACAGGAAAAATTCTTAAGaacagtagtttaaaaaaagcttttgttACCCAGTTACAAACCActattcttatttatattttttctctgtatttcttaTAGGAAATTTTGGGGGCTTAGCAACTTGTTGCTTGCTCTCACCACATTTCACATTTGAGAGGACTAACATATAAGGACATTTATACAAACTGACTTCAACATAGTTACTGTCTTTAGTAAAATAAATGTAGCATGCCTTGGAGGTACTGTGGGTTCTGTTCTGACCCACTGTGGGAAAGGGAGTATCACaaaaaagcaagtcacacaaattttttggtttcccagtgcatttaAAAGTTATGGTTACACTACAGTCTATTAAGtggcaatagcattatgtctataAAATGTACATACTTTAATTTGGAATcccatactttaattaaaaaatatttattgctaaAGCATGCTGTCATCTGATAATGCAGATGCCAGAtatcttcagtttgtaaaaaatacACTATTGGCAAGCACAGTAAAATGGGGTATGCCTGTAATTAGTTCACTTCAGAGTCCTCCCATCTCAATTTTCactgatttctttatttctgattcTAACAGTTATCTGTTACAACAAAATTTTTGGTGTCATTGATTCATTGGGCTATAGGATAGATGCAGTGGTTGGTTCAAGTGATGGCAGATAGAAGAAAAATGTGAAGGTTGTATAAGGTATTTTAATAATTTGTAGGCTACACTAGGGCTTATGCAAAATACCAAAATATTtagcattgctttttaaaatttatcatttgtCAACAtatctaaaaaaatgttttaaaatttcatatatgtTTTTGTATGTGCTTTTCATAAAAGCAAAACTTGCCAGGTAAAAATAATTCCATTGATTTGACAGTCTTTGCATGATTATAGTGTTTTCCTTGCTTATCAGAGATtaggaatgaaaatgaatttaCCACTTCCTAGATAGTAAAGGAATTTGTTAATGGTTGCCAAAAGTCACCTCAGAAATTTTATTTACTGAAGCATAGTTGCTCTAATatatatgttacaggtgtacagcatagtgagcCATAGCTTTTAAAGATcatacttcatttaaaatattggctatattccccatgttgtacaatatatccttaaagtttattttatacctaataatttgtacctcttaCTGTATTATAATTTGTGTGGTTATGTCAGGTATTTATTCTGcaattctttgtgtattttatgttttctcttttataaaatataaagtcctTTAATTATTGAAACAGTATAAAATTTTGTATGACATTAATGAGCGCTTTCATGAAGTAGCAATCGACTCTTTGTTAAGTCTTATTCTGTTTGTATGTGAAGCCCAGGAGATGAGCTGTTTATTTGTACTATACATATGATAACATCCTAACATAAAATTTTCTTCATCTTagtcactgaattttattttctgaagatattttttcatttgattttagttaactgaaaataaataccattctgttttgcttttcctaAAACAAGAGGGAAAAATTACTCTTCGTTTTCTAGGAGCGCTATAGTTATGTCTGCCCAGACTTAGTAAAAGAATTTAACAAGTATGATACAGATGGATCAAAGTGGATTAAACAGTATACTGGAATCAATGCTATTTCAAAGAAAGAGTTTTCCATTGATGTTGGATATGAGAGATTCTTGGGACCTGAAATCTTTTTTCATCCAGAGgtaagttttgtttctttttttaagatagaCTTGTTTTGAATTATGCTGCAGAAAATATCGGTTAATAATATCAGAGAGAGTTAAATCTCAGGAACTTTTCTTTTGAATACTAAAGTGCTATAGTGAGTAATCTTTACATCAATGTATGTTCTCATCAGCACTGTAAAGTATtcctatttatataaatttttgctGGGTCATAGTATATGTTTGGCTTTACATTTGTGCTAATCTGATGTTTATGAAATGGTATAtgtaatcattattttaattttatttcttttgaaatttctgaTTTCAGTGTCTTTAATTTGAATTAGAGaccagaatttattatttctagaagtccttttattttttaactgaaaagtttcttaatttttaattgtgATATTTAAATCAGTAGTGGTCTAATCTCTATCATGTGTCCAACTTACTTTTCAGTTTGCTAACCCAGACTTTACCCAGCCTATTTCAGAAGTTGTAGATGAAGTAATTCAGAATTGTCCTATTGATGTCAGACGTCCTCTCTACAAGGTCAGTGTTTATAGCAAAATCGTTATTCTAagtcacactttaaaaaaaagtgtttattttctctctgttggTGAATGTAGATTTAAAAACACGTCTAAACTTCTCTTTATGTAaaagttctatttatttatttttctctactaaTACAGAATATTGTCCTCTCTGGAGGTTCAACCATGTTCAGGGACTTTGGACGTCGTTTGCAAAGAGATTTGAAAAGAACTGTAGATGCCAGGCTGAAATTAAGTGAGGAATTGAGTGGTGGTAGATTGAAGGTAGGTTTTCTCAATTATTGGTGGAAAGGTTGATGGTGCCTTGATTATTGTATTGGAAATGTAGAATGTCTGCCAGCTTTCTTTGGAAGGTAAGAGGAGCCTGAGGTACCTAATGGAAAGTGGTTAATTTTATAGATTAATATCCATGATATTCTTGGTCATTCTATTCCTCTAGGATATTACCTATATTTCTGGAAAATACGACAACCAactgcagtattgttgcctggagaattccatggacagaggagcctggtgggctgtcatggggtcacagagtcagccatgactgagtgactagcagtttcactttcatagctATGAGAGAGATTTTCTTAATGTTCATCTCACAagtaatttacatatataatttacatatacttGTTGCATATTCCAGGAATAATATTCTTTATGAGtctacaaaatattaaatacctTTTATAGCAGGACAACAAAGCAGAGTTGAAAGAGAGAGACTGTTGTGTGATTTCACCTGTTTTCACACACTGACTTTATCCTCTCCAATAGCAGCCTCATAGTGTGAAACTAGATTGGTGGTACAGCAAAATAACCTTTCAATTTCTGTCCTGTAATTTTGGGCTTGctgtcaaaaaaatcaaaattaacttCAAATTCTCAGATGACTGCTTTCTATGTTTATAAGACAAATTTTCagtaaattttgttatattttcattatatgtGGGATATTGAAGCAAAACATTGATTCAGAGGATATGTTACTACGTAAAACACATTTATGCAACTTGGAAAATTACCAAGAATGAGGACTTCATCCGAGACTATCAGTCACCCAAAATTACTTGAAAGTAGTAGATACAGCACTCTGTGATTTACTGCTGTTTGAAGAATTGCATGATAGCTGACTTCTTTCAGCCCCTAAATTTTGATTATCTTTAAACtattccttcagttcagctcagtcgctcagttgtgtccgactttgcgacgtcatgaattgcagcacgccaggcctcccttccatcaccaacttccggagttcactcagactcaggtccattgagttggtgatgccatccagccatctcatcctctgttgtccccttctcctcctgcccccaatccctcccagcatcagagtcttttccaatgagtcaactctttgcatgaggtggccaaagtactggagtgtcagctttagcatcattccttccaaagaaatccgagggctgatctccttcagaatgaattggttggatctccttgcagtccaagggactctcaagagtcttctccaacaccacagttcaagagcatcaattcttccacgctcagctttgttcacagtcccaattctcacatccatacatgactactggaaaaaccacagccttgactagatggaccttagtcggcaaagtaacgtctctgcttttgaatatgctctctaggttggtcataacttttcttccaaggagtaagcgtcttttaatttcatggctgcagtcaccatctgcagtgattttggagcccaaaaaaataaactctgacactgtttccactgtttccccatctatttcccatgaagtgatgggactggatgccatgatcttcgttttctgaatgtggagctttaagccaactttttcacttgcctctttcactttcatcaagaggctttttagttcctcttcgctttctgccataagggtggtgtcatctgcatatctagggttattgatatttctcctggcagtcttaattccagcttgtgcttcttccagtccagtgtttctcatgatgtactctgcatataagttaaataagccgggtgacaatatacagccttgacacactccttttcctatttgaaaccaatctgttgttccatgtccagttctaactgttgcttcctgatctgcagataggtttctcaagaggctggtcaggtgatgtggtattcccatctctctcagaattttccacagtttattgtgatccacacagtcgaaggctttggcatagtcaatacagcagcaatagatgtttttctggaactctcttgctttttccatgatccagtggatgttggcaatttgatctctgtttcctctgccttttctaaaaccagcttgaacatcaggaatttc carries:
- the ACTR3 gene encoding actin-related protein 3 — protein: MAGRLPACVVDCGTGYTKLGYAGNTEPQFIIPSCIAIKESAKVGDQAQRRVMKGVDDLDFFIGDEAIEKPTYATKWPIRHGIVEDWDLMERFMEQVIFKYLRAEPEDHYFLLTEPPLNTPENREYTAEIMFESFNVPGLYIAVQAVLALAASWTSRQVGERTLTGTVIDSGDGVTHVIPVAEGYVIGSCIKHIPIAGRDITYFIQQLLRDREVGIPPEQSLETAKAVKERYSYVCPDLVKEFNKYDTDGSKWIKQYTGINAISKKEFSIDVGYERFLGPEIFFHPEFANPDFTQPISEVVDEVIQNCPIDVRRPLYKNIVLSGGSTMFRDFGRRLQRDLKRTVDARLKLSEELSGGRLKPKPIDVQVITHHMQRYAVWFGGSMLASTPEFYQVCHTKKDYEEIGPSICRHNPVFGVMS